A section of the Marinoscillum sp. 108 genome encodes:
- a CDS encoding FlgD immunoglobulin-like domain containing protein — protein MNRVTGFLACLIFFSIIREPKPLPDYSLVLDQQPSAIGTTEDPQARANYENRLLVDPSTGQIPKDIRDRELRFAELLLSRQHRAGHHQRMAAQNYELAGPFNVGGRTRAISLDIRNENTILAGGVSGGIWKTTNGGTDWKRTSDPALRNSVTALNQDLRPGKQDIWYAGTGELLGNSARSTAAPYRGAGLFKSTDGGETWEALPGTIDNATPNQFSSQFQYIWAIETNQLNLTQDEVLVAAYGAILKSSDGGQTWGVALGQKLFDLPENTDLNESDAPFYTSLRKTPSGHFFAAMSSASSSNKLSPSAGFYFSATGDQWQQITPPGLAAYHERTVIGFAADESSVYFLTQSEEASLWKLNVTNIQNGILSGSWTNLTSNIPASGGEYGDFESQGGYNMLIEVHPQNPNLVFIGGTNLYRSTDGFSSTKNIKWIGGYSPENDASVYPGHYPDQHALLFYPSDEKRMISANDGGIRLTTNVLADSVSWKSLNNGYLTSQFYTIAQRLDKDTDEILGGMQDNGTYMRDALGENPSWNRILGGDGGYCAIAPNRDFVYVSFQNSQIYRLSLSSTFQLKSFARVDPIGGGEREGQGYLFINPFILDPTNASRMFLTGGDVIWRNENLLQVPGGNQKKTSVNWSEIKDTEQASGVYTAIDKARDQDILYAGIYSQSPTIVKVENASDPTRESVTFMSPTIFPENGHIACVTVNPENADHLIVVFSNYGIPSIFMTVDGGVSFSDISGNLEENPDGSGSGPSVRWAEIVPTTSGISVFVGTSTGLYSTTATNGGQTIWIKESEDKIGNAVITMIDYRDIDGRLVIATHGNGTFQSFLEDTRPFTNQHSPGEQLTSLQNYPNPFTNETMIRYSLPENGEVKIDLYDASGRFIRNLLWGPQYAGENRTIWDGTNNSGTRLKSGIYTYVLQFQGQQISKRMIYLPN, from the coding sequence GTGAATAGGGTCACCGGTTTTCTAGCCTGCCTCATATTTTTCAGCATAATCCGGGAGCCGAAACCGCTTCCGGATTATTCATTAGTACTCGATCAGCAACCATCGGCCATTGGCACTACAGAAGACCCTCAGGCCAGAGCAAATTACGAAAATCGATTGCTGGTTGACCCTTCTACAGGGCAGATTCCCAAAGACATCAGAGACCGGGAGCTCCGGTTTGCTGAGCTGCTGCTTTCCAGACAGCACAGGGCTGGTCATCATCAGCGGATGGCTGCTCAGAATTATGAACTTGCCGGCCCCTTCAATGTGGGTGGGCGCACCCGGGCGATCTCTCTCGATATTCGCAATGAAAATACCATACTCGCGGGTGGTGTTTCCGGGGGCATCTGGAAAACCACCAATGGAGGCACTGATTGGAAAAGAACCTCTGATCCGGCACTAAGAAATAGCGTGACTGCCCTTAATCAGGACCTGAGACCAGGGAAACAGGACATTTGGTACGCAGGAACGGGCGAACTTTTGGGCAACTCCGCCCGAAGTACCGCTGCCCCATACAGGGGTGCAGGCCTCTTCAAATCTACCGATGGTGGTGAAACCTGGGAAGCACTCCCCGGCACTATAGACAATGCCACCCCTAATCAGTTTAGCAGCCAGTTTCAATACATCTGGGCCATTGAAACCAACCAACTCAATCTCACCCAGGATGAAGTATTGGTAGCCGCCTATGGAGCCATCCTCAAATCATCAGATGGGGGCCAGACCTGGGGCGTGGCGCTCGGTCAGAAATTATTTGACCTGCCAGAAAACACAGACCTCAACGAATCTGATGCCCCATTTTATACCAGTTTGAGAAAAACACCTTCCGGACATTTTTTTGCTGCGATGAGCAGTGCCTCCTCCTCCAATAAGCTTTCGCCTTCAGCGGGTTTTTATTTCTCAGCTACCGGAGATCAGTGGCAGCAAATCACTCCTCCGGGTCTGGCAGCCTATCACGAGCGCACGGTGATCGGTTTTGCTGCTGACGAATCGAGTGTGTATTTCCTCACCCAGAGCGAAGAGGCCTCCCTTTGGAAACTTAATGTGACCAACATACAGAATGGAATACTCTCAGGGTCCTGGACTAACCTGACCAGCAACATACCTGCATCGGGTGGCGAATACGGTGACTTTGAGAGTCAGGGTGGCTACAACATGCTCATAGAGGTACATCCTCAGAACCCCAACCTCGTGTTTATAGGTGGTACCAACCTCTACCGATCCACCGATGGTTTTTCATCTACCAAAAACATCAAATGGATCGGAGGCTACAGCCCTGAGAACGACGCTTCAGTCTACCCCGGACATTACCCAGATCAGCATGCCCTGCTTTTTTATCCCTCAGATGAAAAAAGGATGATCTCAGCCAATGACGGTGGCATCCGGCTCACCACCAATGTCCTGGCTGACTCTGTCTCCTGGAAAAGCCTGAACAACGGGTACCTTACCTCACAGTTTTACACCATCGCCCAGCGGTTGGACAAGGACACTGATGAAATCCTGGGTGGAATGCAGGACAATGGGACGTACATGAGAGATGCTCTCGGTGAAAACCCCTCCTGGAACAGAATCCTGGGTGGAGATGGAGGCTACTGTGCCATTGCCCCCAACCGTGACTTTGTTTACGTCTCCTTCCAAAACAGCCAAATCTACCGACTCTCACTCAGCTCCACCTTCCAACTCAAATCCTTTGCACGGGTGGATCCAATAGGCGGAGGTGAACGAGAGGGTCAGGGTTATCTATTCATCAATCCTTTCATTCTGGATCCGACCAACGCCAGTCGAATGTTTTTGACTGGGGGTGATGTGATCTGGCGAAATGAAAACCTGCTGCAGGTGCCGGGTGGAAATCAAAAAAAGACCTCAGTCAACTGGTCGGAAATTAAAGATACGGAGCAGGCCTCCGGTGTGTACACGGCCATAGACAAAGCACGGGATCAGGATATTCTCTATGCTGGAATATACAGTCAAAGCCCCACCATTGTCAAAGTAGAAAATGCTTCGGACCCTACCCGGGAAAGCGTAACTTTTATGTCTCCTACCATTTTTCCTGAAAATGGTCACATCGCATGCGTCACGGTCAATCCTGAAAATGCAGATCACCTGATCGTGGTGTTTTCTAACTATGGCATCCCATCTATCTTCATGACGGTGGATGGAGGAGTGTCCTTCTCAGACATCAGCGGAAACCTGGAAGAAAACCCCGATGGCTCCGGTAGTGGTCCCAGCGTAAGGTGGGCAGAAATTGTCCCCACCACCAGTGGCATTAGCGTCTTTGTAGGCACGAGTACTGGATTGTACTCCACCACTGCCACCAATGGTGGCCAAACCATCTGGATTAAAGAAAGTGAAGACAAAATAGGCAATGCGGTGATCACGATGATTGATTATCGGGACATAGACGGTCGCCTGGTCATTGCGACACATGGCAATGGTACTTTTCAGTCGTTCCTGGAGGATACGCGCCCCTTCACCAATCAGCACTCACCCGGAGAGCAACTAACGAGTCTGCAGAATTATCCAAATCCGTTTACCAACGAAACGATGATCCGGTACTCCCTGCCGGAAAATGGTGAAGTAAAAATAGATCTTTACGATGCCTCCGGAAGATTCATCAGAAACCTGCTTTGGGGCCCACAATACGCAGGGGAAAACAGGACCATCTGGGATGGCACCAACAACTCCGGAACGCGCCTAAAGTCCGGCATATACACCTATGTGCTCCAGTTTCAGGGACAGCAGATCAGCAAGAGAATGATCTACCTTCCGAACTAA
- a CDS encoding carboxypeptidase-like regulatory domain-containing protein, whose protein sequence is MKYVLFVLSTVLLVGLFSFSPAQPELLPTKLRITVIDGLGNPAEGATVTIYLNEDDYRNSENPVAKAISDNKGRVTFKDLKPVPYFIDARKGDMNNDFEGVRTAALEEGKLNKVNTVIE, encoded by the coding sequence ATGAAATACGTACTTTTCGTCCTCTCCACCGTTCTTTTGGTGGGTTTGTTCTCCTTTAGCCCGGCACAGCCCGAATTACTCCCGACTAAACTTCGGATCACGGTAATTGACGGACTTGGCAACCCTGCAGAAGGTGCCACAGTGACCATTTATCTTAATGAGGATGACTACAGGAACAGTGAAAACCCCGTAGCTAAAGCCATATCTGACAACAAAGGGCGGGTTACATTCAAAGACCTGAAGCCGGTTCCTTATTTTATCGATGCCCGAAAAGGGGACATGAACAATGACTTTGAAGGAGTAAGAACAGCGGCACTCGAAGAAGGTAAACTCAACAAAGTAAACACTGTCATCGAATAG
- a CDS encoding L-threonylcarbamoyladenylate synthase, whose protein sequence is MAEIGTNIEQAAALLKAGKLVAIPTETVYGLAGNALDESAILDIFKVKKRPKFDPLIAHTDSLEKIKGIVTHIPDKALMLAEAFWPGPLTILLNKKSHIPDILTSGLSDVAVRIPRHPLTHSLLSQLDFPLAAPSANPFGYISPTSAQHVQDQLGAHIPYILDGGSCSVGIESTIIGFNEQEQPIVYRLGGKKIDDIEQVVGKVKLRINHSSDPIAPGMLKSHYAPSKRLIIGNLTELVPRFHKRNFGVISFHQSFDGLTADRQIILSKTRNLDEAARQLFGALRTMDQKDVEFIITEKFPDMGLGQAINDRLKRAATR, encoded by the coding sequence ATGGCAGAAATAGGCACCAATATCGAACAGGCAGCAGCCCTCCTAAAGGCAGGGAAACTGGTGGCCATTCCCACGGAGACTGTATATGGTCTGGCGGGAAATGCGCTGGATGAATCTGCCATTCTGGACATCTTCAAGGTCAAAAAGCGACCCAAGTTTGACCCGTTGATTGCACACACGGATTCTCTGGAAAAAATCAAGGGAATAGTCACGCACATTCCTGACAAAGCACTCATGCTGGCAGAGGCCTTCTGGCCCGGCCCTTTGACCATTTTATTGAATAAAAAGTCACACATTCCGGACATTCTTACCTCCGGCCTTTCAGATGTGGCGGTGAGAATACCTCGTCACCCGCTTACCCATTCACTGCTTTCACAGCTGGATTTCCCACTAGCGGCACCTAGCGCCAATCCTTTTGGGTACATCTCGCCCACTTCGGCACAGCATGTTCAGGATCAGCTAGGTGCTCATATTCCGTATATACTGGATGGGGGCAGCTGCTCAGTAGGTATAGAATCCACCATTATCGGATTCAATGAACAAGAGCAACCCATCGTATACAGGCTTGGCGGGAAGAAAATAGATGATATTGAGCAAGTGGTTGGCAAAGTGAAATTACGGATCAATCACAGCTCTGACCCCATCGCACCAGGCATGCTCAAATCGCATTATGCTCCATCCAAGCGACTCATCATTGGCAACCTGACCGAACTGGTTCCCCGATTTCACAAGCGGAATTTCGGGGTGATCAGCTTCCATCAGTCATTTGATGGATTAACAGCAGACCGGCAGATTATACTTTCTAAAACCCGTAACCTGGATGAGGCCGCGCGCCAGCTCTTTGGAGCATTGCGCACCATGGATCAGAAGGATGTGGAATTTATTATTACCGAAAAATTCCCTGATATGGGTCTTGGACAAGCCATAAATGACCGCTTGAAGAGAGCTGCCACAAGATAA